The proteins below are encoded in one region of Brevundimonas fontaquae:
- a CDS encoding OmpA family protein translates to MTDNRDRDPRLTPVAPAWRKYLPWIIGAVVLLLLLLMLTRCGDDRAALDPVATDDAAVAPTTETPVMPATNASVGVSGLDAYLAGSDAAPRTFAFERVNFDTGSSTIRPQDRPEIAAVAAVLSRYPNAKIRLYGYADARGSDAANRTLAQARADIVRSALTAAGVDARRIEALSGGETNPVGSNATAGGLAENRRTELVVVQR, encoded by the coding sequence ATGACCGATAACCGCGATCGCGACCCTCGCCTGACCCCAGTGGCCCCGGCCTGGCGCAAATACCTCCCCTGGATCATCGGAGCCGTCGTGCTCCTGCTGCTGCTACTCATGCTGACCCGCTGTGGCGACGACCGCGCCGCCCTGGATCCCGTAGCGACTGACGACGCCGCCGTAGCTCCGACGACCGAGACGCCGGTCATGCCCGCCACAAATGCTTCCGTTGGGGTTTCGGGGCTGGACGCCTACCTCGCTGGCTCGGACGCCGCCCCGCGCACTTTCGCGTTCGAGCGCGTCAACTTCGACACCGGCAGCAGCACCATTCGGCCCCAGGATCGTCCCGAGATCGCGGCCGTCGCCGCTGTTCTGAGCCGCTACCCGAATGCCAAGATCCGCCTGTACGGCTATGCGGACGCGCGCGGCTCCGACGCCGCGAACCGAACCCTCGCCCAGGCCCGGGCCGACATCGTCCGTTCCGCCCTGACGGCAGCCGGCGTGGATGCCCGCCGTATCGAGGCGCTTTCAGGCGGGGAAACCAACCCCGTCGGCAGCAACGCCACCGCCGGAGGACTGGCTGAAAACCGCCGCACGGAACTGGTCGTCGTCCAGCGCTAA
- a CDS encoding mechanosensitive ion channel yields MFLLDELIGCRADVRKAASAPLAMSQPSVSANPLVSAGTRTGSILLGPLETRAISVRPEGCMQTTNYEFIGWDALLYEWAPKVIGAVLILIAAWFIGKAVKWALAKGINRIPGAAKASTSDNPKHSVGASLGDVAFWLILLFGVVAALGVLNLGQVVTPLNSLLTQVASFVPSVLGAVLIFFIGFVVATLAKRVVEAALQAANADRWLEKAGLTKATGSTGVSTAIGTLVFVLILIPITIAALEQLGIESLTVPAVAVLSTVLAAIPHVLAAAIVLAVGWFIGRWVAQLIERTLPATGFDRSISSLTALTATTQAPAAPKPTTAPYAGDVTPATARALSSDGPKPMTPSSIVGKIAMAAIVAFTAVEAAKLLQFGTIAVTLQEILALAGHVIVGGIIITAGVLIGGVVANLINKGTGGADGFASTLVRWATIALATAMGLRFMGIADDIVLLAFGLILGAAAVAAALAFGLGGRDAASKVAQTWADKVTKTPPQ; encoded by the coding sequence ATGTTCCTGCTGGATGAGTTGATTGGATGTCGTGCGGACGTTCGGAAAGCCGCTTCGGCCCCGTTAGCGATGAGCCAACCATCCGTTTCGGCGAATCCTCTCGTTAGCGCCGGAACAAGAACAGGCTCGATCTTGTTAGGCCCACTGGAAACCCGCGCGATCAGCGTCAGGCCTGAGGGATGTATGCAAACGACAAACTACGAGTTCATCGGATGGGACGCGCTGCTCTATGAGTGGGCGCCCAAGGTGATCGGCGCTGTGCTGATCCTCATCGCAGCTTGGTTTATCGGCAAGGCCGTGAAATGGGCCCTGGCGAAGGGGATCAATCGTATTCCTGGCGCCGCCAAGGCGAGCACCAGTGACAACCCGAAGCACTCGGTCGGCGCCAGCCTGGGAGATGTCGCCTTTTGGCTAATCCTCTTGTTCGGTGTCGTCGCCGCCCTCGGCGTCCTGAACCTGGGCCAGGTCGTCACGCCCCTGAACTCATTGCTCACGCAGGTCGCGTCCTTCGTGCCGAGCGTCCTCGGCGCGGTCCTGATCTTCTTCATTGGGTTTGTAGTCGCGACTTTGGCCAAGCGTGTCGTCGAGGCTGCACTGCAGGCCGCCAACGCGGATCGCTGGCTTGAGAAGGCCGGCCTGACCAAGGCGACGGGCTCGACTGGCGTCAGCACCGCGATCGGCACCCTGGTGTTCGTCCTGATTCTGATCCCCATCACGATCGCGGCGCTGGAGCAGCTGGGCATCGAGTCATTGACGGTTCCGGCGGTTGCCGTGCTGTCGACTGTCTTGGCTGCGATCCCGCATGTTCTCGCCGCTGCCATCGTTTTGGCGGTAGGTTGGTTCATCGGTCGCTGGGTCGCCCAGCTGATCGAACGCACCCTGCCGGCGACTGGGTTCGATCGCAGCATCTCGAGCCTGACGGCTCTGACCGCCACGACTCAGGCGCCGGCCGCGCCGAAGCCGACCACGGCTCCCTATGCCGGTGACGTGACACCGGCCACCGCAAGGGCTCTAAGTAGTGATGGGCCCAAGCCGATGACGCCGTCCAGCATCGTGGGCAAGATCGCAATGGCGGCGATCGTCGCCTTCACGGCGGTCGAGGCCGCCAAGCTTCTGCAGTTCGGCACGATCGCCGTGACGCTGCAGGAAATCCTGGCCCTGGCCGGACACGTCATCGTCGGCGGGATCATTATCACCGCCGGCGTGCTGATCGGCGGTGTCGTCGCCAACCTGATCAACAAGGGTACGGGCGGCGCCGATGGCTTCGCCTCCACCCTGGTGCGTTGGGCCACGATCGCATTGGCGACGGCCATGGGCCTTCGCTTCATGGGCATCGCCGACGATATCGTCCTTCTCGCCTTCGGCCTGATCCTGGGGGCGGCTGCGGTGGCGGCAGCGCTAGCCTTCGGGCTCGGCGGGCGCGACGCCGCCAGCAAGGTGGCCCAGACGTGGGCCGACAAGGTCACGAAGACCCCGCCCCAGTGA
- a CDS encoding DUF892 family protein, which yields MSTPEDLKGLYTDELKDLWSANDQMQRVLKEIAPKTSDPSLRLRTH from the coding sequence ATGTCGACGCCAGAAGATCTGAAAGGCCTCTACACCGACGAGCTGAAAGACCTGTGGTCCGCCAACGACCAGATGCAGCGCGTGTTGAAGGAGATCGCCCCGAAAACCTCTGATCCTTCGCTTAGGCTCAGGACCCATTGA